The Magallana gigas chromosome 6, xbMagGiga1.1, whole genome shotgun sequence genome includes the window CGAGGGTCATTGCAGATTGTGCCGCAGATTTGCATTGTTTGAAGTTTGTAGTTGAGAGattttttcaaggtatttagAAATACGTTACCTTAAAAATAAGTGCTTCAGCATTCATTatatcgaatttatcgattattttcaagaactataAGTCTTCTCAGCGATGACGATTTGTGCTTAGGTACAAACATTGTTTCAGTTCCGGTTTTCCAGaataagtgcataggagagttgattaaaattaacTCCCAAAACTCTGATGTACTCATTTTGAGAAACGTGTTATGAGTATGtatcttttttgtaaaacatttacatATTCCTTGgataataatgttttatttttcggcCTCAAATCAGCCCACCAAATCCGAAGAACTGTTTTACTGATTTCAGTTTAATTGTCTTATTATAATTCCTTACCTATTCTTTTTAAAACGAcctattatttttacatttaaggtcaaaaactattaaatgaaaggtccctACAGGTTTAAAAAACTTAAGAAATAAATTCTTTGGATGATGATtaattacaatacatgtagctttattgTGTTTTGGGGCTTAATTTTTGGTGaacacacaaaaaatataatctAAACTGTAGatcaatttcaataaaatatgaaggaaataacTAACACATAGGGGTTCTAGCGGTACTAGCGATAATGGCCACAATGTTTGTAACTATGTCAAGCGCAGATATTCACCCTGATAAATTTAGCCATACTCATTAAGACTTAAAACACATCCATAAATAAGGTAGAAATTCCAGGTGAACACTGCTGGTAAGCTGAAATATCCGCTGGTAAGCTCAACACATGTTCTTCAATGATCAGGCACTCGTGACGGATGTGGATTACTTTTATGGTGTCCTCTCGACTTGATAATGCCACTTTGGCGGAAAATTTCTCTGATACTAAATATTGATGTTACATGGAAATTGATTGTTATTGGCTTTATTTTCACTAGCAACAATTATACTCTTATCTTAGACAACACTTTGTCATTCATTGcatgcaaaatttacaaatataaaatgaaacgtAGAATCTTAAACGAACATGTGTCATCTGAAGATATGcgctgtttttttaaaaaatgcgctAATGCAATTGTATCTTACTGTAAAAAAATCgaaatgtgtaaatttaaactttagcattcttgaaaaattatcaaatagtATATGAAAAAGgaattattataaactttattAATGTATTATTGTAATGTACAAGAGGGAGACCTGCCCCTCTTCACATATATGCGGTAGGCAATTTTGGACTGTGATGTTGTTGTTAGTCCTGCCGCATATTTGCTTTATGTACcgattgtatatttattgctaaaaatattttattgaacaggTATGTTCcacaaatatatgtacaatattgatacgaatattatatcaattgactgaatgaTACCTCCCCAAATAGTACTCTTATTTTACTTTACTATTACTTGTATTAAAATGTGTTATTTCATATTTACGTCTAATTAcgctttaaaaatacaattataaacattgaagaaaacaaataccttgtacaatatatataaatgctctacaaatatatatacaatattgatacgaatattttatcaattgactgaatgaTACCTCCCCGAATAGTActcttattttactttaatattacttatattaCATTGTGTTATTTCATATCTACGTCTATTTacgctttaaaaaaatacaattataaataatgaagaaaacagatATTTTGTATGTTATATATAGATGTATGATTCATTTATACCGCTGAATAGCATTACTGATCATGGGGGCCCCTGGCACCCCAGGTGATGTATATCTAGAGAGCCTCTGCGGAGGTAATATCTCGCATCCAAATGTATTGtgtttaataaattcattaaaaaaaagttaacattgGTTTTCTCCctcattttaaatcattattattaatatatataaaatttacttcCATGAAATCTCTTTATTTCAGACTACAGGATGAAAAACTATCGAAAGTGTTTGTAATAAAAGGTTCCAGAGAGTGCTATCCTTTAAATGAATTCCTAGTTAAAAGGGGATACGCTTGTTTTCATTTATCCGAATTATTCATGTCCGGTTTTCATGAGAATATTTCCTGTTTTTATTACGCAAAACGCGCacaaaaaagttttcatttgacatttaAGTGAATAGTGAACAGAATTTAAGATTCTCGCCCAAAAACATGTCTAAATACGAGGCAAATTTGCATGTTGTGTTTTTTGCAGAATTGATTGTCTTTATTTGTAAGGGTAACTTGTAGGATCAAAAACACAGCAGTAACGCATTAATGGTTGACAATGTGAACTACTATTGGATAAATTACTAGCGATTTTTCAgttgaaatattttatcttttattgttgAGCGGTGCTGTATCATGATCCGTTGCTTCATAGCGATTCTCATTTTGTGGTTTTAAAGGATCACAATCAGCCAATCTACCTCCATGGATAACATCAGTGTTTGAGCCTGAGTATTACGTTCCAGCAAAACATCCAACCACTTTTGTTCTTCAGTGCAAGGCAAAGAATGGGATTATAAGGTGAGGAACGTGTTTCTCTGTTCAGACATAATATTACTATAGTTTTAGATTCTGggattatttaaacaaacttttttatattatttgttatttggTATGATTATACACTTTACAGCTACCAGTGGTTTAAGAACAACGTGAAACTTCAAACAAATCATCGAGTGGTTGTCAGTGAGCAAAGTGGGGATATTACCTTTCATAACCTAACAAATGAAGATTTTGGAGTATATTATTGTGTAGCCGAAAATAAGCATGGTTCTTCTGTATCCTCGTTCGTTAAAATTCTTGAGGCAGGTAAAAacctattttgaaataatatacaGCTCTTTGCAAAGCAACAAATATGTTTTAGCCTCATGTCAATAAATGCTTCGTGTGTTTTGTTTAcgaaatatatcaaattatctTTAAAGTCCTTCATGGGTTTAGTGGAAACACACAtggaaatattacatgtaagatACTCCATCACTGCAAGATTCCTTGTTCCAACCAGCCGAGTTGTCAACCAATCAATGAATGTACATTTGAATGGAAAAGTGGAGAAGGAATAGGAAATACcgttaaaacaaatgaaaacgtAACAATTGATAGTAAGGGTAAGaataaaatttcctttttttttattttgtcgatacaatttttaaaaaaatgtttgttattgtgtattttctatttgtatttttGCATATCCAATTGATATTTCttgtttcttttaaactttcaaacttGTGCTGGGTTCTTCTATTAATAAAGTATTAAGTATGTACATTTTTAGCAACTCCTTTTAAAGCGTTTTAACATTGTAGGTGATCTACATTTTCTGAGCATTAACAGATCCTACGAAAGCCATAATTTAAGCTGTGGCGTATGGAATGCAATCTTAATGAGATTTGTGAAGGGTACACCATATACAGTTAAAATAGATGGTAACTATATAAGTTTTACTGAAATAGATATGTGAGCTTGAACTTATTCAAACGATATAAGATATACTAAATAGGACCATTGTCGACAAATAATGGTTTAAAAActgtgaaattaaaaatattaacgaTTAATAATGCCCtcaaatataaatgaaacaacATCTTCAGCTAAAGTGTGATTGTCTTATACAGATCATTTTACATCATAGAATTACTGTAGATTGGCAATTAAtcacgatggttttaatttcaccaCGTTCGTGATTATTTCATCTGAGAAGTTAAACCATACTATcatcatttcaaaaatgtttcaatgcTTCCACAAAAATCATTGCAACATTTCGTGCAGCGCGAAATGAAAACCATTTCGATTGCTACATGTTTagatatcctgaaattttaacacgACTTAGAGTATCTGTTGAACTCagacatttaatatttttctgttaAGTAAGTTTTCGCTAGTGATGGGAGGAATTGTACAAGCACGGAAATGCGCTCACCCCAAGGATACACCTCATTGTACACCACATGGAAAAAGGAATAAACGAAATATTGTAATTCATAGTGGTatttaacaagttaaaaatttggtctcttcaattacatgtttattcctaaataatcCATTTTCCGCACAATATATTCATTTCGCGAGGAGATGCTTCGCTTTGCAGGGCCCTTGTTGTATCTCTAATTAAGTATACTAGATTATTAAGTTAAATACATTTATCCCCTATTGTATTTTGGTATgctatataataatattattattaaaattgtgaatCTTTTCCGTTCATTAGCAGGgctacatacttttttttattaaccggGAGATAAACTTATAGAATTATATGAAGAAGTTTTTGGTAACATCATGTGGGTAATGTCAAATTAACTAGGTAAATAAAAGCAACTTGATATAATGTAATAAAGAGCCATCGTGATCTCCACTTCATCAATTTTAGTAAGCATGCTTGTATACAAATACTTCTTAGTCTCAAAAAGgcattttacttttgttttccCTTTTTGTAGACAATAATGATACAGTAACTTCCAAGGCTATTTGGAATAACAATCCTAAGGCTAGAATTGGAGAGAACGCAACGTTGCAATGCACTTTTTCTGGAAGGTGAGAAGTGctcatttttaatgaaatgacaAGCATTACGATCACATTTACCAACTTTTTACTTAAAATTGTTCATTCTAAACTTTTTgcaaatttgttgtttttgtgacattttatttcttaaaaaaatcatagtcCTGTTCCGAACATAGACTGCCTACTAAGAAATGGATCTGTTGTTAAACctaattcaaaattcaaaagtgaaaaaaacGGAAGACATCTCTTTATACGGAATGTAACATTTGATGATGATGGTGTCTATACATGTGTTGCCAACAAAAGCAACTTGACCATGATTTCATATCTAAATGTTACAAGTAAGTAAATAAATTACACGTATTCgcagtgaaaacaattacaaaCCTAGGCTTATTTTATGCCATTACCACGTttcaacacaaaaaaatctGACCCAGTTCTATTTTTACGTTTAATAACTTTATAGGGGGCCATTGGGGAGTCCCTGCTACAAAAACATATAATTTCGTCTTACTGATATTTTTAGCTCCGCCAATTTTTGTTGATGTTGGTAATCGTTTTATGATGAAGTTAATACAGCTTTCACACATGGAAGATACAGAAATTCAATGCAATGCAATTTCGGCGCCAAATGAATCTGAACCTGTCGTCATTCTATGGATGAGGAATGGAAGAAACATAAACAAAGGCAATCACAAAATACTAGTTTATGTTTTTACTTATTAttgttgtaaagaaatttattataATGTTTCAGGATTTCATATTTAACTTATCTGAATTGATATTTGAATATACTAGACAAAATAATTGTAAGTCAGTTTGttataaaaaagttaatatttttttctgcatcctattggtttcaaaatattgtcattttataaaaagtaactaaacaaattaaattatttaaatatacctttacttaaggaggccgatttgggtttttttgcggaaaaactacaatagcataactctttattttttaaccatatgtaatttaaaccaactctagtttatttgcgaaggttcatagaaatcgaccgtctggttctttttagggaccatctcaaattagaggtacatttactataggaatatataggaaactgtcattttccgcacatcaaagcagttttaaaaaatactacaatagctttttttctcaaattgttatatatgattagtaatattatgtcctaccttatatgtaaaaaacacaaaattctaccgtctggttttagtgggggccatctcaaaatattaaaatgcggcaaattttgctatatatttggatcatcacgaatgatgattggtataatggattcattccaaaaataaggaaaatatcctcgaggatagcatcattctgtatataaaatttcaacagcgtacaatttttactttttcttttatgttatttcttataacgtactcctacaaagcttcattttatcataacgtcataaaagcgcaatggcaatgctcccctaccgcacaacgtaaaaaatcgtgttaaaaataagaatttcctttaaaaatctaaatatttttatctgtattttgtttttt containing:
- the LOC136276131 gene encoding contactin-4-like gives rise to the protein MGAPGTPGDVYLESLCGGSQSANLPPWITSVFEPEYYVPAKHPTTFVLQCKAKNGIISYQWFKNNVKLQTNHRVVVSEQSGDITFHNLTNEDFGVYYCVAENKHGSSVSSFVKILEAVLHGFSGNTHGNITCKILHHCKIPCSNQPSCQPINECTFEWKSGEGIGNTVKTNENVTIDSKGDLHFLSINRSYESHNLSCGVWNAILMRFVKGTPYTVKIDDNNDTVTSKAIWNNNPKARIGENATLQCTFSGR